From Oncorhynchus tshawytscha isolate Ot180627B unplaced genomic scaffold, Otsh_v2.0 Un_contig_7592_pilon_pilon, whole genome shotgun sequence, a single genomic window includes:
- the LOC121844420 gene encoding steroidogenic acute regulatory protein, mitochondrial-like → MLPAVVKLCCGISYPHLRTMAGLQRLAIAAIGQELAHMQRNGQSQLPAWTSHMGWQTGTVQPQHSESSRREVVNPVPLKEEELLYIRSGHEALTKALDIVDDKNGWKTELTE, encoded by the exons ATGCTGCCTGCTGTGGTGAAGCTCTGCTGTGGAATCTCCTACCCTCACCTCAGGACCATGGCAG GACTGCAACGGCTAGCTATCGCAGCGATTGGCCAGGAGCTAGCTCACATGCAGAGGAATGGGCAGAGCCAACTACCAGCATGGACCAGCCATATGGGTTGGCAAACTGGCACCGTTCAGCCTCAACACAGTG AGAGCTCCAGAAGAGAGGTAGTCAACCCAGTCCCGTTGAAAGAGGAGGAGCTGCTGTACATAAGGAGTGGGCACGAGGCGCTGACCAAGGCTCTGGACATTGTTGACGATAAGAATGGATGGAAAACAGAACTCACAGAG